A region of the Clostridium estertheticum subsp. estertheticum genome:
GAGTAACAGTGGAAAAAAAAGAAGGCTTCGTAGAAAATAAGATTAAAATCGTCGACTTACCTGGTATTTATGCCATGGATACTTATTCAAATGAAGAAAAAGTTTCCAAGGAATTTTTACAAAGCGGTAACGTGGATGTAATTATAAATATTGTTGATGCATCAAGCCTTGATAGAAATTTATATCTTACAACTCAATTAAAGAAGTTTAACAAACCAATAATTTTAGTATTAAACATGATTGATGTAGCAATTGCTAATGGTTTGGATATTAATTATACTCTACTAGCGCAAAAGCTAGGAGTAAAGATAATACCAATAGTTGCTTCAAAGGGAAAAGGAATTTTAGATGTTAAAAATTGTCTTCTTAAAGGGGATTATGTTAGTAACACCACAAACAATTTAGACTTCAAAGATGAAAAAGAAACTTATTCGTACATTGAAGTTTTACTAAAATCCTGCACTAATAAAAAGAAAAATAATAAAGTTTCTATTACACAAAAAATAGATAAAATCGTGCTTAATAGAATTCTTGCTTATCCTTTATTTTTCCTAAGTTTATTTATAATTTTTATGTTTACATTTAACTGGGTTGGACAACCATTGGCTGATTTGCTCGATAGCTTGCTTAATGATATTATTGTACCATTTTTAACTAATATATTATCGAATAACAGCGCTTGGTTCTCTTCTCTACTAATTGATGGTGTCGTAGGTGGAGTAGGTTCAGTAATAGTATTTTTGCCAGTTATATTAGCACTATTCTTAGGTATTTCATTTTTAGAAGATAGTGGTTACATGGCAAGAGCTGCCTTTATAATGGATAAATTAATGAGGAGAATGGGTTTATCAGGTAAAGCTTTTATCCCCTTAATTGTCGGTTTCGGTTGTTCTGTGCCTGCTATAATGTCTGCTAGAACTCTAGAAAGTGAGAAAGATAGAAAGTTAACAGCGCTTTTAGTACCTCTTATGTCTTGTAATGCTAGACTTCCAGTTTATGCATTGTTTGCATCAGTGTTTTTTCCAGGAAGCAAAACCCTAATGGTATTTTCATTATACTTAATGGGAATTGGTATAGCCTTTGGAATTGGTATTTTATTTAAAAACACATTATTCAGGAAAGACGAAGAACCTTTTATTATAGAATTACCTGAATATCAATTACCGGAACTAAAAAGCTTATTAATACATACTTGGGCAAAAGGTAAAGGTTTCTTAAAGAAAGCTGGTACTATAATCTTTTCTATTTCCGTATTAGTATGGTTTTTATCAAACTTTAACACTACAGGTATGGTTGATATAAACTCTAGTTTTTTAGCTAGTATAGGTAAATTTATAAATCCAATATTTATTCCTCTTGGATTTGCCTCATGGCAAAATTCAGTAGCACTTTTAACTGGTCTTATGGCTAAAGAAGTAGTTGTAGGAACCATGGGTGTTATATATGGTGGTAATTTAACACATTCTTTAGCTAATCATTTTACTTCACTATCTGCTTATAGTTTCTTAGTTTTTGTATTATTATACACTCCTTGTGTATCAGTAATTGCAACTATGAAAAAAGAATACGGAAACAAAATGGCAATTTTTTCTGTATGTTACCAATTAACATTAGCTTGGGTAGTTTCTTTCATAATATTTAATGTTGGAAGCATAATAATGAGGTAATATAAAATATAAAGAGGTGATGTAGCCGTGGAATTCATTATTGTTGGTGTGATCGTTGTCGCAGCTGGATATATCTTATATACTAATATAAAGAAACAATCACATGGTGATTGTGGCTGTGGAAATGGCTGTAAAGGCTGTAACCATAGTTGTGAAGTAAAATCATCTAATAAAAAAAGATAACAAAATCGAATAAAAAAGTGGTATAGTACATAAATGTACTATACCACTTTTTTTATAACCTACCACTTACTGTTTTTAGTGGCTGCTTTGTGTTTATATTATTCTTCATAAGAGACATTTGTTTTTTAGCTAATTTTTCTTTTCTCAATAGATCTAAATCATTATCGATAACGTTAACTACCTTAAATATTTCAGGCAAATTTACAACATCTTCGTAATTATGAAGCATAAGAATCTCTTTCAGCTTTTCATCATGTTTTAGTAGGTATTCATTATACAATTCAACCCACTTTGCTCCGTTAATTTCATCTTTTCTCTTGATACCAATAAACTGTTCCACACTTTTTAAACTACAACTCTTAATTCCCATTCTTTTGTGAAATGGTCTTATAAACTTATACAAATCCATGTGATCCCTTGGTAATCTATAGCCGAAATTATATCTATACATCTTCCTAATTATGAAAGGTTCATCAAATGCTGTACCATTATAGGAACACCACCTTTTAAACTTACCCATAGCTTTCGTAAATTCTTTTAAAATATTCACTTCCTCACTTGGTGACTCAGCGAAATATTGAACAATTTTAAATTCACCTTCGCTTAAGTAATACCCTAAAGATATTAGTACTATTTTGTCATATTCTAGATCAAAACCCGTAGCTTCAATATCCAAATATGCAATAGTACCCATCTTGTATTTGCTGAAAATTTCGTCTGGTAAAATAACCTTAATTTGATATTCTTTTATGAACATAGTTCCCCCTAATCTATAAAAAAAGAAAAGCATACATTATAACAAATGTGTTTTTATTTGTTTAGCAAATGTATTTTTATTTGCTACGTAATCCTAAACAAGTTTTACATTTTTCTATAATCTAATAATACAGTAAAATTTGCGTTATTGCAAATGCTACAATAAGGTAACTATTACAATAACTCAAAATTCAATAACTGGTTGTTTAATCTTACATTCTATCTACGACTTCTATACCTATAAGTCCTAATGCGTTCTTAATTACTTGGCAAGTAGCTTCTACCATTTTAATTTTCGCTTTTTTATCAGCTTCATCTTTCAAATTAGATATATTATACTGATTGTAAAATTTATTAAAAGCTTTAGCTACATCAATTACGTATCTTGTAACCATAGATGGTTCTAATTTATCAATAGCAAACAGGATTGATTTTTGGAAACCTTCTAACTGCTTCACAAGTTCAAATTCTTCTTTAGAATTTAATTTATTGTAATCTAGCTCTATATCAGTTTCATTGTTTTTGCTAGTCTCTTCAACTTTTCTTAATATACTTTTTGCTCTTGCATAGGTATATTGAACATAAGGACCTGTTTCTCCATCAAAGCTAAGCATTTCTTCCCAATTGAAAACAATGTCTCTCTCTCTATGATTTTTTAAATAAGTAAATACAATAGCACCTATTCCTACTTTTTTAGCTACATCTTCTTTATTTTCAAGTTCAGGATTTTTCTCGTTTATTACTTCAAGGGTTTTAGCAACCGCTTGATTTAATAACTCATCTAGGAAAATAACATCACCTTTTCTTGTAGATAATTTTTTATCTGCAAATCTTACTGTACCAAAAGGTACATGCACACAATCATCTGCCCATTTGTTTCCCATAAGCTTTAAAGTAGTAAATACTTGTTTGAAATGAAGAGCTTGATCTTTTCCAACTACATAAATATTTTTATGAAAGTCATAAGTCTTCTTTCTATATGTCGCTGCTGCTAAATCACGAGTTGCATAAATTGTAGCTCCATCTGATTTTTTAATTATGCATGGCGGAATATTGTATTCATCAAGCATTACAACCTTAGCTCCATTACTATCAACTAGTAGTCCTTTTGCATCTATATCCTTAATAATGTCATCCATCTTATCACAATAGAAACTTTCACCAGCATAAGAATCAAATTTAACATTTAGTGTTTCATAAAGTTTTTTAAACTCAACTAAACTTACGTCACGAAATTTAGTCCAAAGCTCAACTTCCTCGTCGCAACCATCTTCTAATTTTTTAAAGTACATTTTTGCTTGCTCATTAAGAGTTGGGTCAAGGTCAGCTTCCTCATGGAATTTAACATAAATTCTTAAAAGTTCTTTAATCGGCTCGCTAACTAAAGCATCCTCATCTACCCAGTTCTTATAAGCATAAATAAGTTTACCGAATTGAGTGCCCCAATCTCCAAGATGGTTAATTCCAGTACAATTATATCCTTCGAAAGATAATATTTTATATAATGAGTTACCAATAACTGTAGTGAATAAATGTCCTACATGGAACGGTTTTGCAATATTAGGTGATGAATATTCTACTACTATATTCTTACCTTCACCAATTTTAGATGAACCATAATTATCTCCCTCATCTAATATTTTTTCTACTGTATTTTTAATAAACGCCCCTTTGTCTAGGAAGAAATTTAAATAAGGACCAAAACACTCTATTTTCTCAAAACCGTCTTTTTCTATTTTTTCTTTTAAATCCTTAGCTATCATATTCGGTGCTTTTCTCATAACTTTCGATAATTGAAAACACGGAAAAGCAAACTCCCCCATTTCAGGTTTTGGTGGTATTTCAATTAAACTTTCTATTGTTTCTATGTCAAGCTCCACCAATTGTTTAATCCTCTGCGCAACTGTTTTTTTATAATCCATAAAATTCCCCTCCTGTTTTGCTCTAGGATAGATAACAATTATTAACTGTTATCCCTCCTATTATGCATTTTGCTTCATAATAATTATTATCACTAATTTAAAACTCATGTATATCGTAATATAACAAAAAACCCATCTCTAAATAAAGAGACGGGTTATATTTCCGCGGTACCACTCTGATTGACTATACAGTCCACTCAATATTTTAACGCTAATTAGCGACTTACCCTATAAGAGTCAAAAATTGTTGCTTTTAACTAGTTCAGGCAGCTTCTCCAAGGTTCTTTTCCTAAAATTAATGTATCATTAATTTTGTTAAATAGTTACCTATCTAACTTCCTATATCTTATAAGGCTTACACTATCTCCTTACTCGCTTTAAGATTAATAGGAAAGTACTGTCCTCTTCACAGAATTTAGTAATTATAAATTTACTCGATACTAAGCTTTATTATATCCCTAAGAGTACATATTTGTCAATTTTTTAAATTTTATATATACAATTTATAGTTACTAATTCCCTCTAAATATTTCACTCATTGATAGACTCATAAAATTCTTGTAGATTAGTAATAGGTTCCCTGCATGTATAATTCTCACAAATATAAGCAGTAGTTTTCCCCAGTAAAGGCTTATGCGCAGCCAACTCTGAATTAATAGAATTTAGACTTCCATCACCGGCATTTAATACTGCTGTAGCAAAAGGAAGATAAGTGCTATTAATCTCTTTAATCATAGTTTTAGTTCCGCCTGAATTCTCATCTCCAGAGATTATAATATCCTTTCCTGGTACTGTACTATATAGTAACGCTGTCATAAAATAAGCATGAGCACTTTCTATAGTTTTAACCTTTGACGCAAAAACTTTAAATTGTAAAGCGGCCTCATTTTGTAATTTAGTATTAGCCGTTAATCTAGCAAGTCTTAACATGTTTAATGTAGCTACAGAATTTCCCGATGGCATTGCACCATCATATATATCTTTAGGTCTTGAGATTAGTTCTTCGCCGTCAACACCATATAAATACAATCCACCCTGCTTTTCATCTTTAAACAGTTTAATCATATTTTCATTAAGTTCTATGGCCTTGGTTAAATATACTGCATTAAAAGTAGCCTCATATAATTCAATTAAAGCATGAACCGTAAAAGCATAGTCGTCTAAATAACCTAAATGGGCAACATCACCATCTCTATATCTAGCCATTAACCTTCCTTTATCATTAATCATCTTACTTAATATGAAATTCATAGCCTTTTCTGCAACATTTATATAACTCGCATTTTGGAAAACTCTTCCACCATAGGCAAGAGCTGCAATCATAAGTCCATTCCATGAAGTTAATATTTTATCATCCTTATAAGGATGTATTCTTTTTTCTCTATATTCAAATAACTTCTCTCTCATTTCTTCTAATTTTATATTTACTTTTTCATCTATATTAGTACTACTTTGTTTTCCAATAAGATTTGGAATATTTCGTCCCTCAAAATTACCCTTCTTAGTAATATCATATTGTTCACAATATATTTTATAACTCTCCTCACCTAAAACTAAAGCTACTTCCTCATTCGTTAACAAATAGTATTTCCCCTCGATGCCCTCACTATCAGCATCTTCGGCTGAGTAAAAAGCCCCTTCTTTTGAAGTCATATCCCTTAATATATAAGTAAATATTTTATCAGCTACTTCTTTATAAAATTTTTTACCTGTGGCTTCAAAAGCTTCAATATATACTTGTGCTAAAAGTGCATTATCATATAACATTTTTTCAAAGTGAGGCACTAACCATTTCTGATCTGTGGAATACCTTGAAAATCCAAAACCAATATGATCAAAAATTCCACCTGAGTACATTGCTTCCAAAGTTGTTTCTACTATTTCTAATGCCTTAGGCTCATTGTAATTTTTCCAATATCTCAATAAAAATTGTAAATTGTGAGGAGCTGGGAATTTTGGAGACCTTCCAAATCCACCATACTTATCATCAAAAACACTTTCAAAGCTACTAAATGCATTATGTATTTCAGATTCACCCATTTCTCCAGGTTTAACAAAAACATCATTCTTTTTTATATGCTCCACTATTTTTTTACTAGATTCTATAATACTCTCTTTATTTTCATTCCACTGCTCCGCAATAGAAATTAGTACGTCTTTTATCCCTGGCATTCCACGCATGCTTTCCCTAGGAAAATAGGTACCTGCATAAAAAGGTTTTTTATCTGAAGTCATAAAAATTGTTAATGGCCATCCACCACTACCGGTGAGAGACTGACATACAGACATATAAATACTGTCTACATCTGGTCGTTCTTCACGATCAACCTTTATTGCTATAAAATATCTATTTAGTATTGCTGCTACTTCTTTATTTTCAAAGGATTCTTTTTCCATAACATGACACCAATGACAAGTTGAATAGCCGATTGAAAGGAAGATTGGTTTATCTTCAGCTTTCGCTATAGCAAAGGCTTCTTCACCCCATGGGTTCCAGTTTACTGGGTTATATGCATGTTGCAAAAGGTATGGAGACTTTTCATTAATTAATTTATTAGGTTTTTGCTTTTCTTTAATGGTATCGGGTTTAGTCATAGCTACAACAACTCCTTACAAATATATGTTAACAATATTATACCCAATGTAACTACTTTAAGTCCCTAAATATAAACCGCAATTATATAAGATTTATAAAAAAATATTTCATATATATTTTTTTCAACTAACTATTGTACTCTAAAAT
Encoded here:
- the feoB gene encoding ferrous iron transport protein B gives rise to the protein MITAALLGNPNVGKTTLFNALTGSNQYVGNWAGVTVEKKEGFVENKIKIVDLPGIYAMDTYSNEEKVSKEFLQSGNVDVIINIVDASSLDRNLYLTTQLKKFNKPIILVLNMIDVAIANGLDINYTLLAQKLGVKIIPIVASKGKGILDVKNCLLKGDYVSNTTNNLDFKDEKETYSYIEVLLKSCTNKKKNNKVSITQKIDKIVLNRILAYPLFFLSLFIIFMFTFNWVGQPLADLLDSLLNDIIVPFLTNILSNNSAWFSSLLIDGVVGGVGSVIVFLPVILALFLGISFLEDSGYMARAAFIMDKLMRRMGLSGKAFIPLIVGFGCSVPAIMSARTLESEKDRKLTALLVPLMSCNARLPVYALFASVFFPGSKTLMVFSLYLMGIGIAFGIGILFKNTLFRKDEEPFIIELPEYQLPELKSLLIHTWAKGKGFLKKAGTIIFSISVLVWFLSNFNTTGMVDINSSFLASIGKFINPIFIPLGFASWQNSVALLTGLMAKEVVVGTMGVIYGGNLTHSLANHFTSLSAYSFLVFVLLYTPCVSVIATMKKEYGNKMAIFSVCYQLTLAWVVSFIIFNVGSIIMR
- a CDS encoding FeoB-associated Cys-rich membrane protein; its protein translation is MEFIIVGVIVVAAGYILYTNIKKQSHGDCGCGNGCKGCNHSCEVKSSNKKR
- a CDS encoding ribonuclease H-like domain-containing protein, with the protein product MFIKEYQIKVILPDEIFSKYKMGTIAYLDIEATGFDLEYDKIVLISLGYYLSEGEFKIVQYFAESPSEEVNILKEFTKAMGKFKRWCSYNGTAFDEPFIIRKMYRYNFGYRLPRDHMDLYKFIRPFHKRMGIKSCSLKSVEQFIGIKRKDEINGAKWVELYNEYLLKHDEKLKEILMLHNYEDVVNLPEIFKVVNVIDNDLDLLRKEKLAKKQMSLMKNNINTKQPLKTVSGRL
- the argS gene encoding arginine--tRNA ligase; amino-acid sequence: MDYKKTVAQRIKQLVELDIETIESLIEIPPKPEMGEFAFPCFQLSKVMRKAPNMIAKDLKEKIEKDGFEKIECFGPYLNFFLDKGAFIKNTVEKILDEGDNYGSSKIGEGKNIVVEYSSPNIAKPFHVGHLFTTVIGNSLYKILSFEGYNCTGINHLGDWGTQFGKLIYAYKNWVDEDALVSEPIKELLRIYVKFHEEADLDPTLNEQAKMYFKKLEDGCDEEVELWTKFRDVSLVEFKKLYETLNVKFDSYAGESFYCDKMDDIIKDIDAKGLLVDSNGAKVVMLDEYNIPPCIIKKSDGATIYATRDLAAATYRKKTYDFHKNIYVVGKDQALHFKQVFTTLKLMGNKWADDCVHVPFGTVRFADKKLSTRKGDVIFLDELLNQAVAKTLEVINEKNPELENKEDVAKKVGIGAIVFTYLKNHRERDIVFNWEEMLSFDGETGPYVQYTYARAKSILRKVEETSKNNETDIELDYNKLNSKEEFELVKQLEGFQKSILFAIDKLEPSMVTRYVIDVAKAFNKFYNQYNISNLKDEADKKAKIKMVEATCQVIKNALGLIGIEVVDRM
- a CDS encoding thioredoxin domain-containing protein yields the protein MTKPDTIKEKQKPNKLINEKSPYLLQHAYNPVNWNPWGEEAFAIAKAEDKPIFLSIGYSTCHWCHVMEKESFENKEVAAILNRYFIAIKVDREERPDVDSIYMSVCQSLTGSGGWPLTIFMTSDKKPFYAGTYFPRESMRGMPGIKDVLISIAEQWNENKESIIESSKKIVEHIKKNDVFVKPGEMGESEIHNAFSSFESVFDDKYGGFGRSPKFPAPHNLQFLLRYWKNYNEPKALEIVETTLEAMYSGGIFDHIGFGFSRYSTDQKWLVPHFEKMLYDNALLAQVYIEAFEATGKKFYKEVADKIFTYILRDMTSKEGAFYSAEDADSEGIEGKYYLLTNEEVALVLGEESYKIYCEQYDITKKGNFEGRNIPNLIGKQSSTNIDEKVNIKLEEMREKLFEYREKRIHPYKDDKILTSWNGLMIAALAYGGRVFQNASYINVAEKAMNFILSKMINDKGRLMARYRDGDVAHLGYLDDYAFTVHALIELYEATFNAVYLTKAIELNENMIKLFKDEKQGGLYLYGVDGEELISRPKDIYDGAMPSGNSVATLNMLRLARLTANTKLQNEAALQFKVFASKVKTIESAHAYFMTALLYSTVPGKDIIISGDENSGGTKTMIKEINSTYLPFATAVLNAGDGSLNSINSELAAHKPLLGKTTAYICENYTCREPITNLQEFYESINE